TCAATTTCAGGACGATCAACAGGCTCGATTCCTGTTTCATCAATCGCATTTCCATATGCTTCTGGAAGAATGATATCTAATGCATCTTGATAAAGAGATTCTACACCAAAGCGCTTTTCGAACATAGCGCGTGGTACTTTACCTTTACGGAAGCCAGGAATGTTTACTTGCTTTACGACCTTTTGGAATGCCGCATCCAGACCTTGATTCACCTTTTCAGCGCTTACTTCAACAGTAAGGACGCCACGGTTCCCTTCTAACTTTTCCCATTTTGCTGTCATTCTTTTTCCCTCCAACATCTATTCTCATAGCATTCGATACAGTTTTTGGTATAGAAAAATGCTTGTCCAATAAGGCATTTTCTAATATTTTAAATGTAAAAAATATAAATTTTTACACAACGCAACCCCTACATTATACCATAGGTTTAATTTCTTTCAACAGTCCAAGCTATATATTAGGATAAGAAATTTTCTCTATCATTTTAATTTGTTTTATTGCCAGTTCAATTTCTTTTAATTGAACTTGATATTCATCTGCGATTATCACAAGGTCTTGTTCCTCTCCTAGATATTCCTGTGTCAGGATCTGAAAAGCAGCAGCCCATGCTTCAGGCTGTTCAGGTTCAAGTTCAAAGGGGTAGCTTATAAAAAAAATCCGGTCCACTAAGCCGATGATTGGATCCAACAGTCCAGGATTACTGTTCTCTAATTGCTGTTCAAGACAAGCTTTTATTTGCCTTACTTTTGGCTGCTGTCTGACATCCGGCAGCTTAGTTGGATTTACTTTATACTCAAATAAAAATTTGCTGATGATTAGTTCCTTGTTCCATTCTTGTTCTTTTAACAGGCTAACTAAGACTGTTTTAATAAAAGGATGACCTTCTTCCGCTTGTAGGTAGGATTCGATTTCAGCTATATATGGTCTGAAATTTTTTTCTGCTAAATTTGAAATTACTAGCATTTGCTCGTTTAAATTATGTATAGTTAAAAGATTCAGCGGCTCCGAATTGTTTTCTTCAAGCTCCGTCTTCTCATGATCTGCCCCGCTGCCCTCTGCCATTCTTCGACTGAATTGGAGCAATGTTGTAAAATGATTGTGCCGGTCAGGCGGAATTTCTTTCTCCTCTAGCAGCACTTCGATTGTTGTAACAATCTCATCATATTCATGCAGCTGGATCAATATAGTTAGATAAAGATCGACTAATTGAAAATAGTCGCCAATCCCTTTTAACAGCATGTCTTTTGCCAGCACTTTTGCTTTTTGAAATGCGGAGGATTCAAAATAGGCAAGCACAAGCCCGATTAAAATTTCGCCATTTTCCGGATCATGCGTTCTTGCTTCCTCCAGCCACTGAATCGCTTCAGAATATTTTCGATTATGCAGGCTCTCCAATCCTTTGTCTGTCAATCGTTTTTCAAAGCCGGGAAAGAAGACCACATTATCCTGTTTTTTAATAGGCTCCCGCTTTCTCATAAAAAAACCATCCTTCAGTAATCATTAGAGAATAGTGTAGCATAAATTAAACACAAAAAAAACTCACCTCAATGGCGAGTCTATATTCTGGTATGTAGTATGGCGTCCCAGGAGGGATTCGAACCCCCGACACACGGCTTAGAAGGCCGTTGCTCTATCCAGCTGAGCTACTGGGACATAATTAATAATCAAAGACAATATTTATTATATAATCCGATTATTTATATGTCAATAGGTTTGCACAAAGAAAATTGGAGGAACTAAAAAATATTTAGCTCCTCCTGTTTTTACAGCTCAAAAAAAACTATTTAATATCCGTAGGGATTGTCAACATTCAATGCCGTTTATGGAAGAAATCCATTAATCTACTTCCCAATAACAAATTCCCTTGCCAAACCTTCCATTTCCCCGCCGATTAAATCAAATACTTTCATATTCACTTTTTGATCTTGCAGCTCAAGTATGACATACGTTTTTTCAAATCGTTCGCGAGGCAGACGGATACTTCCTGGGTTTATAAATAATCTGCCTCCGATTACTTCCGCCCCCAATATATGAGAATGTCCAAAGAAAACAATATCAGCGTCTACTTCTTCAGCTTTATATATCAAATTCATAAGCGAGGTTTTAACAGAATAGCGGTGACCATGGGTTACAAAAATCTTTTTCCCATCAAGTTCAATCATTGATTCCATGGGATAGCCGCTAAAATCGCAATTTCCCATCACTGTCAAATATCCTGTCATCGCTTTGTCATCAGGCATTAATTGGGAATCGCCGCAATGGATCATGAAATCAACATCTTGTAAATGCCGTTCCCTTACTACCTCAAGCTCCTTAGACAAACCATGGCTGTCACTTACCACTAATACTTTGCTCATGACTTTTCCACTCTTTCCAGAAACGAATCAAGCACGGTATCCAACTTCTTCAATGCATTAGCCCGATGACTGATTCTATTTTTCTCATCTGATGAAAGCTCCGCCATAGCTGCCTCTTTTTCAGGCACATAAAATACCGGGTCGTAACCGAAACCATTTGTTCCTCTTGGTTCTTCCAAAATCCGTCCTTCACAGGTGCCTGACACCGTAAACGTTTCTTGACCGGGAATAGCCACTGCAAGTGCACAATAAAATCTTGCCGTTCTGTTTTCCTCCTGTACCCCTTTAAGATCGGCCAATAGCTTATTTGTATTGTTCAGATCGTTTTTCGGTTCACCGGCATAACGCGCGGAATAGATTCCTGGTCTGCCTTCAAGAGCATCAACCATCAGTCCGGAATCGTCGCCAATGACCATTTTGTTAAGAGCTTTTGAAACAGCCTCTGCCTTTAACGTGGCATTTTCTTCAAATGTCGTACCAGTTTCGTCTACGTCCGGAATTTCAGGAAAGTCAAGTAATGTCTTGACTGCAATTCCTCTTTTTGCAAAGATCTGTTCAAACTCCTTTGCTTTTCCGGCATTTTTAGTAGCGATAATAACTTCTTTCATTGGATAGCCCCTCTTATTTTTTTCTCCTGGATTCTATTTTCTTTACAATATCTTCACCAAGTGCTGTTTTTTGTGATTCAAACAGCTCCATTAAACCTTCCTGGGCAGCATTTAACAGCCCTTGAAGCTGCTCATATGAAAAAGTAGATTCCTCACCAGTTCCCTGCAGTTCAACAAACTCGCCGTTTCCTGTCATGACAACATTCATGTCAACATGAGCCTTTGAATCCTCTTGGTAGTTAAGGTCAAGCACGGTATTACCGTCTTGTAGTATACCTACGCTAGTTGCTGCCAGATAATCGATAATAGGAAACTTTGGCAATGTTTTTTTCTCTGCCAGTCCATTTAACGCTAACGTCATTGCCACAAATGCTCCTGTTATCGATGCTGTTCTTGTTCCGCCGTCTGCTTGAATGACATCACAGTCTATCCATACCGTCCGTTCCCCAATCGCCGTTAAATCCACAACAGCACGAAGCGCTCTTCCTATCAGCCGCTGTATTTCCATTGTACGCCCGGATACCTTTCCCTTGGTTGATTCCCTAATATTCCGCGTTTCCGTTGCCCTTGGCAGCATCGAATATTCGGCAGTTATCCAACCTTTTCCTTCACCTCTCATAAATGGAGGAACTCGTTCATCAATACTTGCAGTACAAATAACTTTCGTATTTCCAACCGAAATAAGGACAGACCCCTCCGGATGCATTAAGTAATTTGTTTCAATATGTACAGGCCTTAGCTGTAATGGTTCTCTTCCATCAACGCGCAAAATACCTTCCCCCTAATCTCTCTTTTTTGATATGAAGTATAAATTTATCTTAGATAACTGTCCAGCTAGAGCACTTAGACACTAGACTGTTCATTTATCCAAAGGCAAATAAGAAAGAGGCGGCCTTTAGCCCACCTCTTTGATTGTCATTATATAGTATAACAAAAAATTTTTTTTTAAAAACTACCGGTATTTACTTTTTCTGGGCGAGAAACCGGTTCTGTAAGTTTTTTCCCTTGGTCATTTTTCAATTCAGCTTTGCCATCCACCTCAACAGACACTTTGTTGATCCCATTCTGCTCAGTTACAGAAAGTACCAGTTCATCAAGTAACTGCTGTGAAACAACATCTTTAGTGAAGCTGCCGTAAATATTTTTATTAAAATTCAATGTCACTTTACCTTGTTCATTTACAGGTGTATTTAACAATTTAGCATCCGGCATAAACGCTGAAACTAAATTCGATTTTACGCTCGGCCCTTTGATTAGTTCGTTCACAGCAGCCGCAACATTATCTTTTTCATTATTGCTGATCCTGCGGGTTACAGGCACGAAATAATAGGAGCCTTCTTCCCCGCCTATGAAGTAGACAGTTATAGGCTTCGTATTAGTAATATCGACAACATCCGTCATATCCAAATTAATTCCATCCGCTCTCGAAAGATTTTCACTGATTGGCGTCCCTTTAACCGGCATTTGCGTCAACTCATGACCGTTCATTTTGAGCTTAACCGATTTAATTTCTTTAAATTGTGTGATCGTCCAAGTGATGGATTGTAGGATTTTTTGTTCATCCTCTGGCTGATAGTTTTTAAATTCCTTTGAAAAATTAACCGTGGCAACACCATTATCCTTGTTAACATCCACAGAGACTTGTGTATCTTCTGGAAGCACTGCTCTGAAACCATTCGGCAGCATATTCGTAACCGGACCATTCGCGACTAAATATTGAAGAGCCTGTTTGGCGATGGATTTGGTCTGCGGCAGGTTTATTGTCTGCGGGACAACATAGCCGTTTTTATCAATTAAATAGAGTTCCGTCCTTACTGTATTTTTAGTATTGTTATTTTTGGCAGTTTTATCTTGTGCTTTGCTATCTACAACCGTCACCGTTTTTGGCGGATCAATTTTCTTTTCCGTTTCTGTGCTGAACAAGCCGCACCCTGATAGCAGCACTGTTGATGTAAGCACCGATAAACCAAGGATTTTTGCTTTATTTTTATACATATTTATCCCCCTTAAGACAGTTTGTACTAATATGTATACGAGCCTAAGCTAAATTTAGACCGCCTTGGGACAAGAAAATTTCAATAAAAAAAGAACTCCCCAAAAATAAGAGTTCTTTTTAAAGTTTTATTTTTTTAACATTTGTAATAGGTGTTTCCAGCCATTGTGAAGCTATTTTTGTGAAGATCCACCGTGAACCTGTTGTGAAAAATTCATGTTCCGGTTCCATTTCATTTACTGCCAATAATTGATTATATTGGAGAATCGCACTAATTTCCCTTGCCGTTTCATCCCCTGAACTAATTACATTTACTTTTTCACCCATCACATTTTTGATAAGTGGTTCTAAAAGAGGATAATGTGTACAACCTAAAATCAGTGTATCCAAATTTTGATCCAGTATTGGCTGCAACGCCTCATTTACTATTTTCATAGCAATAGGTCCATCGTATTCTCCGCTCTCAACAAGCGGAACAAACTTGGGGCAGGCCTGACTTCTGACATATAATTTACTATTCAAGGATTTCAATGCTTTTTCATAGGCACCGCTTTTGACAGTTCCTTCAGTGCCAATAATTCCAACTCTATAGTTTTTCGTTCGTTTAATGGCTGCTCTTGCACCTGGATTGATCACTCCCAAAACAGGAATAGAAAGTTCTTCGCGGATTTCATCTAATGCTGCTGCAGTAGCAGTATTACATGCAATTACGAGCATTTTCATATTTTTTTCTAATAAAAAATGAGTCAATTCCCAAGTGAATCTTTTCACTTCCCTGGTTGTTCTTGGTCCATATGGGCATCGGGCCGTATCTCCTAAATAGATAATCTTTTCATTTGGCAGCTGCCTCATTACTTCTTTGGCAACTGTCAATCCGCCAACCCCGGAATCGATCACACCGATTGCTTGATTCAAACCACTCGCCTCATTTTTAACGCATTTCTTGATGCAATTTTTCTAAATTATTTTGAAGACGTTGAATTTCTTCCATTGTGAAATCTTTTAACACAGCCTCTAAATATATTTGCCGTTTCTTAATCACTTCATCAATTATTCTCTTACCTTCTTCAAGCAAATGAATTCTGACAACACGCCGGTCACCAGTATCCTTTACCCTTTCCACAAGAAGGTTTTTTTCCATCCGGTCGACAAGATCCGTTGTGGTACTGCATGCCAAATACATTTTATTCGAAAGTTCGCCGATTGTCATATCCCCATCTTCAAACAACCATTGCAACGCAATAAATTGCGGCGGCGTAATTTTATAATTACTTAGCAACTCTCTGCCTTTTTGCTTTATAATACCGGAAATATAACGCAAATCCTTTTCAATATTGGCGACAATATCCCGATTCACCTGTTGGGTTTTTTCGAGTTCCATTTCATACACTCCTAAAATTTGCTCTCCTCAAATATCATTTTTAAAGTAGCATTTACTTGTCCTTATTTTCTATCTTTTTTGCATAAATTTCAAGCTGAAACTTTTCTCGCATTCTTATAGTAGGTTTTATTTTGTAAGCTGCCTGAAAATAAGGTTGAATTTACTAACTATGTTAATGATATTGAAGGCATTAGGACACCCTGATTAAGCTGCCTGCGCTTCTTTTGGATGCAGATGAATGAACACTTTGTCCTGCAGGCTTTCCAGAGCCTTCCGCGGACACAAAACGATTAAAAGAAAAGCGCTGTTAAACAAGGCTGTTGATTACCGCTCCATACTCAAGCAGTTCGCGGGCTTGCCGGGGAGCCTCCTCGGCTCTAAAGCGCCTGTGGGGTCTCCCGCAGCCCCGTACTCCCGTAGGACATTGAATGACATCCTTGAATTCGCCCACGCACGAAGGAAAGGCGTTAGCATTTTCGAGGAGTCTCCATGCCTTCCGCTCCAATTAACAGTGTGCATATATCAACCTTGTTCTTTAAAATAGCTAAAAGAGAAAATCAATAAGTCAATTTACTGCTGACGTATGTAAAAAACCTCACCCCAAATTAGAGGTGAGGTTTTTATATGGATTTGAAACTGTCGCTTCAATATCGACCGGCCTCCAAAATGGAAACCGGTCATTTTTAAAGTTCTAGCTCTCCCATTCGAAGGAGTTCTACAACTGCTTGCGAACGCCCCTTAACACCAAGCTTTTGCATGGCATTTGAAATATGATTCCGAACCGTTTTTTCGCTTATAAAAAGTTCCCCAGCGATTTCCTTCGTCGTTTTGTCTTGTACTAACAGTTCGAATACTTCCCTTTCACGTTTGGTGAGTAGCGGCTTGTGAGTATAATCATTCTCCTTCAAGTATTTTAACCCTCCTTGCCTTCGCCAGTTATGAACCGTGGGGTGGGTATATATTTAGTCACCATATCATATGTGAACTTGATAAATGGCGTGACTGTGATTACATGTAGGAGAGGGAATTTCAAAAAAATATATGTTTGTCCTATTAAATATTTTATTGAGAACTTTTCGGTTTTGCATAAATGATATAACGATTAGGGGCATTCCCTATATAATGGAAAGGATAACAGGTGGTTAATACCAATTCTTCTTGTTGATGTTGCAGTGTTATAATGCTCGTGTCATTTGCTTTCACAATTTTCGTATGTGTAATTTTGTATGAGAATGTTCCATATGATAATTGCAATATAACCGTATCACCAATTTTCAATTCTCCTGCTCTTCGAAATACAGTATCCCGATGACCAGATAAAACAATTTGCCCATGGTCATCCGGAAAATAAGATCCTTTGTAGTGGCCAACACCTTTCTCCAAATCATCAGGATTAGTTCCTTCAACAATTGGAAGCTCTGCTTTGATCTTTGGAATTTCTAAAATCCCAATAGAATCTCCCGTTTTTGGGTGCAACACATTTGGCACTTTATTTTTAGCGACGGGAATCGGATTTGATTTAACGATTTCTTTCGCTTTTTTAAATGCAGCATCCAGTTGAATTTCACCATTCACCAAATGCCAGCTACCAATACCAACAAACCCCAATCCAAAAATTATCATAATAAGTGGAATCTTTGATTTCACGGTCAGATACCATCCTTTAAACCTGCATATTATTTCCATTATATCAACATTTTTAGATAGGCTACATAAAAAAAACCTTCCTTTCAAAATTGAAAAGAAGGTTTTCATTTCATTAAATTTGGTCACTGCCAAAGAAGTTTTTAAATGACTGGATTGTCGCATCACGGTTTACTGCAGCAATGGAAGTAGTGAGCGGAATTCCTTTTGGACATGCTTGTACACAGTTTTGTGAATTCCCGCACCCCTGCATTCCACCATCTTCCATAAATGCATTCAAACGTTCAGCTTTATTCATAGTGCCAGTTGGGTGTGAATTGAACAAGCGTACTTGCCCAAATACAAAGGGCCCCATAAAGTTTGACTTGCTATTAACGTTCGGACATGCTTCAAGACAGACTCCGCAAGTCATACATTTTGATAGCTCGTATGCCCATTGACGTTTTGTTTCAGCCATACGCGGTCCAGGTCCCAAATCATACGTTCCGTCAATCGGAATCCATGCTTTAACCTTTTTCAAAGAATCAAACATTCTGCTGCGGTCAATCTGCAGGTCACGAATAACTGGGAAGGTCTTCATCGGTGCCAAGCGAATTGGCTGCTCTAGCTTATCAACAAGTGCCGAACAGGCTTGGCGCGGCTTTCCATTAATGATCATGGAACACGCACCGCAAACTTCCTCCAAACAGTTCATATCCCATGTAATCGGAACCGTATTAGTTCCCTTTGAATTCACCGGATTTCTCCTGATTTCCATAAGTGCAGAAATCACGTTCATATTCGGACGATAAGGAACCTCGAACTCTTCCTCATAAGGAGCAGAGTTTGGGTTATCCTGACGGGTTATAATAAATTTCACTGTTTTCGTTTCAGCCATGCTTTTCTACTCCCCTTTCTTTAGTGTTTTTTTGAATAGTCGCGTTCACGCGGCTTGATTAATGAAATATCAATATCTTCATAATGGAATGCTGGGGCAGTCTTAGCATCAACAAACTTAGCCATAGTTGTTTTCAAGAATTCCTCATCATTACGTTTAGGGAATTCAGGCTTATAGTGAGCACCACGGCTTTCATTACGATTATAAGCACCAATAGTAATAACACGTGCCAATTGCAGCATATTCTGTAATTGACGGGTGAACGATGCTCCTTGATTGCTCCATTTTGCAGTATCATTAATATCAATGTTTTGATAGCGTTCCAAAAGCTCCTGAATTTTATCATCGGTTTTCAGCAGACGGTCATTGTAACGAACAACCGTTACATTATCCGTCATCCATTCACCAAGCTCTTTGTGAAGGATATACGCATTTTCTGTTCCGTCCATCGATAAAATCTGATTCCATTTTTCTTCTTGTTCTCTTACATGGCGGTCATAAACTGTTGAAGATACAGCATCAGAACTCTTCTCTAGTCCGTCAATATATCGCACAGCATTAGGACCTGCAACCATTCCGCCATAAATCGCGGATAATAATGAGTTCGCACCTAGACGGTTTGCTCCATGTTGAGAGAAATCACATTCACCAGCCGCAAATAAGCCAGGGATATTTGTCATTTGATCGTAATCAACCCATAGGCCGCCCATCGAATAGTGCACTGCAGGGAAAATCTTCATTGGAACCTTATGAGGGTCGTCACCAACGAATTTTTCATAAATCTCAATAATCCCGCCCAATTTGACATCCAATTCATGCGGGTCTTTATGGGAAAGATCCAAATAAACCATATTTTCGCCGTTAATACCAAGCTTCATGTCCACACAGACAGAGAAAATTTCCCTTGTTGCAATATCACGCGGTACAAGGTTTCCGTACGCCGGATATTTTTCTTCCAGGAAATACCAAGGTTTACCATCTTTATATGTCCAAATCCGTCCGCCTTCACCACGTGCAGATTCACTCATGAGGCGAAGTTTATCATCACCAGGAATAGCAGTTGGGTGGATTTGAATCATTTCACCGTTTGCATAATAAACACCTTGCTGATAAACAATTGATGCCGCTGAACCTGTATTAATCATAGAGTTAGTAGATTTTCCAAAGATGATCCCTGGTCCGCCGGTACACATAATAACTGCATCTGCTGCAAATGACTTAATTTCCATCGTTTTTAAGTCTTGAGCCATAATACCGCGGCAGACGCCATCATCATCAATAATAGCTCCTAAAAATTCCCATCCTTCATATTTGGTTACTAATCCTGCTACTTCATGACGACGTACTTGCTCGTCCAACGCATATAGTAACTGCTGTCCGGTAGTAGCACCGGCAAATGCTGTCCGGTGGTGTTGTGTACCGCCAAATCGACGGAAGTCCAATAACCCTTCAGGTGTCCGGTTAAACATAACACCCATCCGGTCAAATAAGTGAATAATACCAGGCGCCGCTTCACACATTGCCTTAACAGGTGGCTGATTGGCTAAAAAGTCGCCGCCGTAAATTGTGTCGTCAAAGTGAATCCATGGGGAATCCCCTTCACCTTTTGTATTAACAGCTCCATTAATACCACCTTGGGCACAAACAGAGTGAGAGCGTTTAACTGGAACTAGCGAAAACAAATCTACGTGTGTTCCGTGTTCAGCGACCTTGACGGTTGCCATCAAGCCAGCTAATCCGCCGCCGACTACAATCACCTTTCCTTTACTCATCGTGACTCACTCCCTTAATCCAAAATCCAATATTTTTCCGTTCCATTACATATGACAAATACCTATATTTGCATGGGAATCAGTCCATGCTGAAGAAAGTTCTATCTTGATTAAATAAAAGCAAACAAAGTTTGTATTCCAATAATTGAAAGTAACAAGAAAATGATCATTGTTACATATGTAGAAATTACTTGTGACCGTGGTGTAATGGTAATCCCCCAGCTGACCATGAATGACCATAATCCATTTGAAAAGTGAAAAATAGCACAAACAATTCCTACTGCATAGAATACAAACATTCCAGGATGTGAAAGAATATGATGCATCATTTGAAAATTAAGGGCTGTTCCAAGTGCCATTGCAATTCTTGTTTCCCAAACATGCCATGCAATAAAAATCAGTGTGATGACACCCGTTATCCTTTGCAATAAATACATCCAGTTTCTGAAGAATCCAAAATTACCTACATTTGCAGTCGCGGTGAAGGCAATATAAAGCCCATAGATTGCATGATATAATAACGGTAAGAAAATAAAAATCCATTCAAGGATATGCAGGAATGGTAGACTCTCCATGAAATTTGCTGCATGGTTAAATGATTCTACCCCCCCAGTTGCAAAATGATTGACCACAAGGTGCAGACATAGAAAAAAGCCTATCGGAATGACCCCTAGCAATGAATGCAATCTCCGATTAAAAAACTCGCGATTTCCCGCCATTGATTAACCCCCTTTTAATTTTTAAAGTGATGTAAGTTTTTCCCCAAAATCAAAATAAACTCGGCATCACTGTGACAATTATGTGACATGTCCATTTTACTCCCAACATCATAGAGCGTCAAGAAACCGGATACACAAATCTTCAGTACTAAAAAAAATTTTTAAAATATATTGATATTATAATAGATTAGATATTACCAGCCTTAGTGATGAAAGCGGTTACTTTTTATTTTAGTATTTCGTAAGATAATTTCCAATATCTAACGGGTAAATATTTTTTCTTTCAGGGAAAGATAATTATGATGGAAAACAAGATAAGATATTGTAAAATAGTAAATAATTCTCGCAAGATAATAATGTTTTTTCGAACAAATCGTACTGAAATCTCACCCGTTTCGTATATAATAGAATGATAGAAAGAGGGGAAACTTGTGAAAGATAGTACAGCCATTGAGCAGCCAATTCATTCTGTTGATGAGAGAACCATTTCCATTTTTGGTTATGAGCTAATAAGAGATATCTTGATTCCCGAAATCCTAGGTAAAGATACACACGAGATTTTATATTGGGCAGGCAAACGCTTGGCGCGAAAGTTCCCTTTGGAAGATTTCGACGCATTAATTGATTTTTTCTCAAAAGCCTCATGGGGACAGCTTCTCATAATCAAGGAATCAAAGAACCAACTGGAATTAGAATTAATGAGCCCGAGAATTGCACCGCGGGTAAAATCAAAAGCAGAGCAGTATTTCCAGCTCGAAGCCGGCTTTCTG
Above is a genomic segment from Neobacillus endophyticus containing:
- a CDS encoding metallophosphoesterase, which encodes MSKVLVVSDSHGLSKELEVVRERHLQDVDFMIHCGDSQLMPDDKAMTGYLTVMGNCDFSGYPMESMIELDGKKIFVTHGHRYSVKTSLMNLIYKAEEVDADIVFFGHSHILGAEVIGGRLFINPGSIRLPRERFEKTYVILELQDQKVNMKVFDLIGGEMEGLAREFVIGK
- the racE gene encoding glutamate racemase encodes the protein MNQAIGVIDSGVGGLTVAKEVMRQLPNEKIIYLGDTARCPYGPRTTREVKRFTWELTHFLLEKNMKMLVIACNTATAAALDEIREELSIPVLGVINPGARAAIKRTKNYRVGIIGTEGTVKSGAYEKALKSLNSKLYVRSQACPKFVPLVESGEYDGPIAMKIVNEALQPILDQNLDTLILGCTHYPLLEPLIKNVMGEKVNVISSGDETAREISAILQYNQLLAVNEMEPEHEFFTTGSRWIFTKIASQWLETPITNVKKIKL
- a CDS encoding XTP/dITP diphosphatase encodes the protein MKEVIIATKNAGKAKEFEQIFAKRGIAVKTLLDFPEIPDVDETGTTFEENATLKAEAVSKALNKMVIGDDSGLMVDALEGRPGIYSARYAGEPKNDLNNTNKLLADLKGVQEENRTARFYCALAVAIPGQETFTVSGTCEGRILEEPRGTNGFGYDPVFYVPEKEAAMAELSSDEKNRISHRANALKKLDTVLDSFLERVEKS
- a CDS encoding MarR family winged helix-turn-helix transcriptional regulator; the protein is MELEKTQQVNRDIVANIEKDLRYISGIIKQKGRELLSNYKITPPQFIALQWLFEDGDMTIGELSNKMYLACSTTTDLVDRMEKNLLVERVKDTGDRRVVRIHLLEEGKRIIDEVIKKRQIYLEAVLKDFTMEEIQRLQNNLEKLHQEMR
- a CDS encoding class D sortase, yielding MKSKIPLIMIIFGLGFVGIGSWHLVNGEIQLDAAFKKAKEIVKSNPIPVAKNKVPNVLHPKTGDSIGILEIPKIKAELPIVEGTNPDDLEKGVGHYKGSYFPDDHGQIVLSGHRDTVFRRAGELKIGDTVILQLSYGTFSYKITHTKIVKANDTSIITLQHQQEELVLTTCYPFHYIGNAPNRYIIYAKPKSSQ
- the gerE gene encoding spore germination transcription factor GerE gives rise to the protein MKENDYTHKPLLTKREREVFELLVQDKTTKEIAGELFISEKTVRNHISNAMQKLGVKGRSQAVVELLRMGELEL
- the sdhB gene encoding succinate dehydrogenase iron-sulfur subunit: MAETKTVKFIITRQDNPNSAPYEEEFEVPYRPNMNVISALMEIRRNPVNSKGTNTVPITWDMNCLEEVCGACSMIINGKPRQACSALVDKLEQPIRLAPMKTFPVIRDLQIDRSRMFDSLKKVKAWIPIDGTYDLGPGPRMAETKRQWAYELSKCMTCGVCLEACPNVNSKSNFMGPFVFGQVRLFNSHPTGTMNKAERLNAFMEDGGMQGCGNSQNCVQACPKGIPLTTSIAAVNRDATIQSFKNFFGSDQI
- the sdhA gene encoding succinate dehydrogenase flavoprotein subunit; its protein translation is MSKGKVIVVGGGLAGLMATVKVAEHGTHVDLFSLVPVKRSHSVCAQGGINGAVNTKGEGDSPWIHFDDTIYGGDFLANQPPVKAMCEAAPGIIHLFDRMGVMFNRTPEGLLDFRRFGGTQHHRTAFAGATTGQQLLYALDEQVRRHEVAGLVTKYEGWEFLGAIIDDDGVCRGIMAQDLKTMEIKSFAADAVIMCTGGPGIIFGKSTNSMINTGSAASIVYQQGVYYANGEMIQIHPTAIPGDDKLRLMSESARGEGGRIWTYKDGKPWYFLEEKYPAYGNLVPRDIATREIFSVCVDMKLGINGENMVYLDLSHKDPHELDVKLGGIIEIYEKFVGDDPHKVPMKIFPAVHYSMGGLWVDYDQMTNIPGLFAAGECDFSQHGANRLGANSLLSAIYGGMVAGPNAVRYIDGLEKSSDAVSSTVYDRHVREQEEKWNQILSMDGTENAYILHKELGEWMTDNVTVVRYNDRLLKTDDKIQELLERYQNIDINDTAKWSNQGASFTRQLQNMLQLARVITIGAYNRNESRGAHYKPEFPKRNDEEFLKTTMAKFVDAKTAPAFHYEDIDISLIKPRERDYSKKH
- the rph gene encoding ribonuclease PH, with the translated sequence MRVDGREPLQLRPVHIETNYLMHPEGSVLISVGNTKVICTASIDERVPPFMRGEGKGWITAEYSMLPRATETRNIRESTKGKVSGRTMEIQRLIGRALRAVVDLTAIGERTVWIDCDVIQADGGTRTASITGAFVAMTLALNGLAEKKTLPKFPIIDYLAATSVGILQDGNTVLDLNYQEDSKAHVDMNVVMTGNGEFVELQGTGEESTFSYEQLQGLLNAAQEGLMELFESQKTALGEDIVKKIESRRKK
- a CDS encoding tetratricopeptide repeat protein translates to MRKREPIKKQDNVVFFPGFEKRLTDKGLESLHNRKYSEAIQWLEEARTHDPENGEILIGLVLAYFESSAFQKAKVLAKDMLLKGIGDYFQLVDLYLTILIQLHEYDEIVTTIEVLLEEKEIPPDRHNHFTTLLQFSRRMAEGSGADHEKTELEENNSEPLNLLTIHNLNEQMLVISNLAEKNFRPYIAEIESYLQAEEGHPFIKTVLVSLLKEQEWNKELIISKFLFEYKVNPTKLPDVRQQPKVRQIKACLEQQLENSNPGLLDPIIGLVDRIFFISYPFELEPEQPEAWAAAFQILTQEYLGEEQDLVIIADEYQVQLKEIELAIKQIKMIEKISYPNI
- a CDS encoding succinate dehydrogenase cytochrome b558 subunit, with amino-acid sequence MAGNREFFNRRLHSLLGVIPIGFFLCLHLVVNHFATGGVESFNHAANFMESLPFLHILEWIFIFLPLLYHAIYGLYIAFTATANVGNFGFFRNWMYLLQRITGVITLIFIAWHVWETRIAMALGTALNFQMMHHILSHPGMFVFYAVGIVCAIFHFSNGLWSFMVSWGITITPRSQVISTYVTMIIFLLLSIIGIQTLFAFI
- a CDS encoding GerMN domain-containing protein, which produces MYKNKAKILGLSVLTSTVLLSGCGLFSTETEKKIDPPKTVTVVDSKAQDKTAKNNNTKNTVRTELYLIDKNGYVVPQTINLPQTKSIAKQALQYLVANGPVTNMLPNGFRAVLPEDTQVSVDVNKDNGVATVNFSKEFKNYQPEDEQKILQSITWTITQFKEIKSVKLKMNGHELTQMPVKGTPISENLSRADGINLDMTDVVDITNTKPITVYFIGGEEGSYYFVPVTRRISNNEKDNVAAAVNELIKGPSVKSNLVSAFMPDAKLLNTPVNEQGKVTLNFNKNIYGSFTKDVVSQQLLDELVLSVTEQNGINKVSVEVDGKAELKNDQGKKLTEPVSRPEKVNTGSF